ttttttttaaatcaaCAAATTAAACATTATCGCCATTTAAAAAATTCATAATATATAAGAAAACTTATGCAATTAAAAATGTTCTAACACTTAAAACGGTTTTCTGTGTATTTAAAAAATGCAGTGTGCATTTTAAAAGTGGTTAACACTTATTCTGataaatagtcaacatgaattTAAGAAAATGTCCAATGTGTATCTAAAAAATGTTCAACATATATACAAAAATGTTCAACGTGTAATCAATAAAAAGTCGACATGTACTTTCATATGAAAAAGCAAAAACCAGTAGGAAAAAAGAAAgtaagaaaaccaaaaaattcCGGATGGAAAACCCACAAACAGCAAGAATAAGAAAAACATGCACAGAACCTTCCCAAAAACCAGCCGAAACTGGTCAGAAGGTTCAGCCAATTGGTCTTTACATGCTTCCCAAAACTGCTTCTTGGGTCGGCCAACTTCAGCAATCCCTATAGGCAGAGGCGAGTCTACTAGGAGGGCTTTAACAGGCTTAAGCCTACCCTCCAAATAACAATATTTttttactactactagtactttCATCCCAGCTCAACAGTACATCTACTATCGAGTAGCAAACACACAACGCCGCACACGCCCAGCGAACAGGCACCACACATGACTGCCCAGCCTCTATCTAGTAATCACTAGTTCATGTACAGTTAACTAAATTAGTGTCCAATGCAACTTACTTGAAAAAAAGAAGTCTACAAAAATGAGTATGCATGCATGTACTCCTCGCACAACCTATCCCAGCTAATCTGAACCCAGATACCCTTCCCTTAACTATTGTGATTGTAATCCCTCCTCCAACTTATATGGACAACAAGATGGGGAGATAATGATTATTTTGCAAGATAAATTCAAATTTTGGTTCAAAATTTCATATATTTTTTCAAAAATCCTAGAAAAAATCTAGTTAGTACTACATGTTTTAAGTAATAATTTGGAAAATACTGAGCTTATTTTGACAACAAGGTTAGGACGtcatgtttttttttcaaaagagAGCTTAATTTTCTCGCTGTTGACTTCAGCCTACCCTTCATTTTCTTCCTAGATTCGCCACTGCCTGTAGGTGAGGCTATCGTGTGTCTCGCAGTAAGCGAGATATAACACTGATGTAATTTGTGCCTCTTTCCAGAAAAAGGTCATTTGGGTTTCGTATTAATTTAACACTCGAACGGTTTAAATTATTGTAACATTGAAGAATTAAACTCACTGTTCACAAATAATACGACTTTGTTTAACTTTAAAATTAGAGTAAGTTTAAGTTTGTGCATTAAGCGAGAGATTGAAATTTTTTCGTAGATATATTACCGCGTAGGTTCACAATTTATGATAAATAAAAACAAAAGCGTCTTCATTCCGAACATGGATTATCTGCTCCCGAGCTCAAATACACTCACATGAACAGTACATTAATAGAAAAAGTGAAAATATATAAAAACCTGATTATTTTTTGCTGAACACCAACAAATGTTCTGACATCGTGCAAAATTTCACCTTTAAAAGACGTCCTTGCAGGCCTGGGCATTAAAAAAATAAACTTCAGGATTCAAAAAGATGCATTTTAGAGCACTCTTTTTTTTAGCTTCGAGCAAGGCAGGGCCATCGACGGCTGGCGGGGAGAGCAAGGCGTGGTGATGGACAGACGGCGGGGAGAAAGACAGGAGGCTCGCGCCGGAGTAGCTGTCAGCAGCAGGCGTTGCCGGAGCTCCTCGGCCGTGCATACTTATCAAAGTACACATCGGTTATGTATTGTATACTTAACATTGTAACTGTACTGTACTTGACAATGTAACTAGAATCAGGCCGCATACTTGAGGGATTACTGGGTCGGTctatttatttttcattttttaaatttttaCACATGAGCTGTTCAAGTTTAATTTCAATGTCTAACTAGTACAAATACACATCATTGCAAACGATGAGGATCAAATGGTGTCATAAACCAGCACCATCTTAAAAAAAACATGTCAGATCATGTATGGATCTCAATTTTGATTTCTGAAACCCAGCACTTGTTTCTGAACCGTGGTCATGGCAATTCCAGACTTACTAGTAAGATGCCGGTGCTACGCAACGGAATCATAAAAGACCACATGGAACATTATTTACTTAAAAAATTATAGTAAGAGCAAGTACATTGCTACAAAACAATAAATAATGTACCGAGCCAAAAgatttcttctccatattcaccTTGCAGGAGGACTTCTTGTACTTTATATATTCCTCACTCTATCCCATAATGCGATAATAGAAAATCCTTCCGCCCACGCATTTTGCAATTGCAATGACACTCCAAATCAGTCTGTCTTCTGCAGCTCTTCGCTATTGCAACCATTAGTAATTTTACCACCATATCAAATGTTGCATCATGCTACAGAATGCTTGTCTATTTTTGAACTTTAACAATTAATAGTTTGAATAAACACTTAGAAAAAAATAACTCAATTTGTCACACTCCACGACCCATGACCTGAGTAGTAACCACAATCCACAGCCAATGACCATCGAAATAAGCTTTATGTAGCAAGAGTTCTAGGTGCAATAAGTCGAATAAATCATATTTCTTACCAGCTTGCTAGTAAAGCATGTGCAAATCCTAATTTTGAACTGTATAATTAGTAAACATTTGCACTAACTGGCACTTCCATACACAAACAAATGCAATCAGATTGGCTTGAGAAGTCTGCTATGGAAGAAGCACAAACAAATACTTGTATCATGGAACACAAATATGTTGTCTTTTAAGGCATAATAAACTGCTAATTGCACATCATCTACTGTTTTCGTAATTGCTGCTCGCGTATACACCTAGGAGGTGTTCGGTGCAAGGAACTTAACGCAAACGCAAACACAATCGAGTTATACAGTTACTGTAAAGGGAATGGAGAAAAAACAGAATTTGTTTGGTTACTCTAATGAACTGTAATAATGTAATCGGCCGTATGACCAGGCCCACCGTCCATCCCCATCGGCGACATCAGCGCCTTTGACGCCGCCGACCAGAGCTCCCAGGCCAGCACGTCAACCAACTCGTCTCCAAGCTCCTCACCATCCCCTCGCTCGGCCTCGGCGTCCAAGCCCCTACCCTCGAGCGTCGTCTCTGCCTCGCCACCGCAGACGAGAATTCTGACCTCAAGCAGCGGGATGATGTTCTGCTGAAGCCCGCAGCTGGAGCTGGCGGTGGGCGTGGTGGCGCGCACAGGCGTCAGCACGTTCTTGTTCATCCCCACCGTTGTGCCCGGTCTACAGGTCCTCACCCACGTCGGCCACTGGGTCACTGCACGCAACGAGCCAGGCCCCAGGCATGCAACACACTCATGATCGTCAGGACCTGACACTATACCAGCGTGCTACAGTCTCCATTAGCTACAGCCTGCATTTTTTGTCAGAACCACGTCCAACATTGAAATAAAACAACAATCTCATGAGTCCAAGAATAGTATACCGAATCCAGAAGAAATAAAAATCATTTCATAATTAGTAGACAATTCCAATGAAAACAAGTAAATTTCACAATTGCAGATCCTCTCCCACTCCTCACTTTTGTTCACAAAAGAAATTCAGAATATACAGCACCAATCCAAGAATTTGAGTCTAAAAGAATTGGTTCGTCCAACATCATTGGCCAAGTTGCCAGCTTGCTGCTGAGATATTGACTTTCTCAAAATGAAGGAATCCTCCAGAAGTAATTAAAACAGCGTGATCTTTCAACTTTAGAAGGCCAAGGCTGAAACCAACGTCCCTCTGAAAACCGACTTTTATTTCTATGAAAAGAAACACAATAAAAAAACAACCTATTTCCTCTCAAAATCTGTTAAATGCATCACTTGTATGTGTGAAAACCCCATATAATTAGTGAGTGATAAAACACATGCACTCCTGTGAATAAAACAAAACTAACTTACTTCAGCCTATAGATTGGCCTACTCTATTTTACTGGACAATCATATACCCTATATTATTATTTTTGCGGGGAATGATAAATCTAGTACGATATTAAACAGTGCCCATACAAAAGTGTGTAAAACAATTAGCTGAACATGGGTCACCGGTATTAATACAGTAGGGCGTGCCTCAGTTTCTTCACACGTTCATATGCAGGACATAGGAGTACATGCTGTATTGTTGCTACATTTCCCAAAACAGAAGCAAGTGAAAGCTAGCTACAGACATACTCTTCTTAGGATTTTATTTAGATAATGGTGCAGAGCAGGCGTACcagtaaaaaatgaaatccttctAATGCCTAGCAGAGCAGCGTAACAGTCAAAAAGAAAATCCTTCTAATGCCTGGGATCAAAATAAACCAAAGAATAAGAACAGGGTTATCATGCCCTATTAATCTGCACCTTTGAAAATCATTCACCTACTTTTTCCCAAGGAGATCCAGAATCCAGGGAATCAAGCAGCATATATGTGACACGATACTTTCTCCTCAACACCGAAATGCCATCGATGTTGGCTAGAGGAGGAGAGGATGACGGCGCGCTGAAGAAGGCATCTAAATGGCCCAACATCCTTCATCTGTGCACAGCGTGAGGAATCTCGGTGGAAAATCAAAGAATAAGCTTATATTAGATCACATCCATGCTTTTTGAAGTAAGGGTCCACATGATCAAGGGCTTGATGTTTTGCTTTATTTTGAGAATTTCTAGGTTAACAGTCCTAAGGAGACAACGATTCACAACTCAGGCTAGCATATAGGAATGAGGGTGATTGGCTTGACACCCACAGATGGGGTATATGTGGAGATGAATCTATGATACTTCTAGTGCAATTAAATCCAGGGCTATGATATCTATTTTCGAGTAACTTGGACTATGAGGAGGAAAAGCACAGCCTTGGGCATCAGGCATATCATTATACTCACGAAAAATAAAAAGCTAATTGGTATGATAAAAATATTCAAATCTGTAGGATAATCCAAATCAGGATTCAAACGTGCAAGAGAACATATATTGCCTGGCAATTTTCTGCATTTTCCTATCCCCTATTCTCCTGCCTGGTCTATAGCCAATCTCTTCATGCCTCCTGCAGTTTGGGCAGAGAAAACTGCGATGTGAGACCACAGAAAGCGCTAATACTGCGATTTGATAGATCAGGCTAAGTAAGTGCGAGGAACGACGGGCGTGAAATACATCCTAGCGAACTGATTAATGGCCGGCGGCGACGATGACGGCGATCTGAACCCCAGCTTCGTGCAGACGGTGTGGATGTCCTCAGGGAGCAGCGCGTACCTGAAGGGGGTGGTCGTGGAGCGTGTCGATGGAGAAGAGTGAGTAGCATgtggcgccgccgccggcgaggaTGTGCAGCGCGTACCCTGCGGCGTACTTGCAGCGGACGGCATCCAAGGAGATGCGGGAGGTGGCCGGAGAAGACGGCGGGGAGAGACGGGAAAGGGGGCAGAGGAGACGAGGTCGTGGTGGTGGTGGCTGCGGCGGCAGAAGGCACCCGAAGCATTGGGggcggacggcgccggcagcggccagcGCATGAGATCGGAACTCCATTGCTGGTTGGAGGAAAGTCGCACGGGATGGATCTGGATTGGTCTGGAATAGAGAGATGAAGGGGTTTTCTGGAAAGAATATGAAGAGAGTGGCGGGGGTCTTTGTGCAAAAGTGCCAGAGCTCGTATCAGATGCGTTAGATGCGGATCGAACGGTCGAGATTGATAGacggcagacacaccatcatcaccaactcagctttttataggagtagagatgTAGCTGCTTGAATTTGCTTCTCTTGTTATTGAGTAATTCCCAATGTGTTTGCTTGATGGTGGCTATCTGTGAAGATATCATTGCATCAGGTAAACACAGTAACCTGTTGATCTTAtacaaatgaagaagaagaaaacacgACACCGATTTGGTGTGCGTGATCTGAAACATCATCATCTAACTTTCCTTTTGTACGGATTGCAGGCTATAAGCATCAGCATCTTTCCGATTCCAGTGTTACAAATGTCATGCATCAGCATGTATCTGTCTGATGTCTCGCAGATCTTCTCTACCAAAGGGTTCTCTGCTGTGAATGAAATCCTGCAGATGAGAACCCAAAGGGCAATTATCCCCACGCACCAAGTTTAATCTCATGCGGGGCGCTGCCGCCATTGTAGCCAGCAGCTCACATGATGCCCTTACAACCTTAAACGAGAGAACTAGATTACATCAAGTGATAGGCTGAGATGCAATACCATATCTGTTTTCTCTGCCATTTTGCGCAGAACTATTACCATGTATGTTCAGTCTAAGAAAAAAAGCATGTGTTCCTTGTTCGTAATCTCTTTGCTTTGTTTCATATGTGCACATGTGTTGTGTCGATAAGTAATGAAATTTCCTGTCTAATGCAGAAACCACTGTAAAGAAATGGTTAGCAGATGCAATCTTCAGGTTTAATGCACTCAATGACGCCTGAAACTTAAATGTTGCACAAGCAGGCAAAAGGTATAAGAATAATAGGTTGATGTTTGGAGCAGTCAGTGAAAGGAAGTAGACTTTACAGATATGAGGACTGCAAAGAGATTACAAATCGAAGCTACTGTCATAACATACGCAAGAATTATGGCAAATTCCTAAAACAGAGCTCGCATTACCAAAACAAGTCTAGAACATCCAAAGCCAACTAAAACTTATTGCATGGAAATGGCAGGTGGACCTGTCCTCCGAATTTACTTTCATAGTTTTGCGGTTTCAAGCTTCTGCTGATATATAGCAAACACAAATTAATAGCCAAAGATTGGATTCAGGGCGACCGGCGTCTTTTCCTGTTCATGTCCCTGTCCGTGTTCATTCCTTTTAGACTGCCGTGGCTTTCAGTCTCTGCAGAG
The sequence above is a segment of the Aegilops tauschii subsp. strangulata cultivar AL8/78 chromosome 6, Aet v6.0, whole genome shotgun sequence genome. Coding sequences within it:
- the LOC109764784 gene encoding uncharacterized protein, with the protein product MEFRSHALAAAGAVRPQCFGCLLPPQPPPPRPRLLCPLSRLSPPSSPATSRISLDAVRCKYAAGYALHILAGGGATCYSLFSIDTLHDHPLQAVANGDCSTLV